Proteins encoded together in one Bacteroides ovatus window:
- a CDS encoding TrmH family RNA methyltransferase gives MASLSKNKIKYIHSLELKKIRKEERVFLAEGPKLVGDLLGHFPCRFLAATPSWFQEHPGIDANELVEVSQEDLSRASLLKTPQQVLAIFEQPQYTLDPEAVRSSLCLALDDVQDPGNLGTIIRLADWFGIEHIICSQNTVDVYNPKTIQATMGGIARVKVHYTSLPDFIRSLGDTPVFGTFLDGKNMYEQPLSANGLIVMGNEGNGIGKEVATLINRKLYIPNYPAGQETSESLNVAIATAVICAEFRRQAAWK, from the coding sequence ATGGCATCATTAAGTAAAAACAAAATAAAGTATATCCACTCGCTGGAACTGAAGAAAATACGTAAAGAAGAGCGGGTATTTCTGGCTGAAGGTCCTAAATTGGTAGGTGATTTACTCGGACATTTTCCCTGTCGTTTTTTAGCAGCCACTCCCTCCTGGTTTCAGGAGCATCCGGGTATTGACGCAAATGAACTGGTAGAAGTTTCACAGGAAGATCTTTCACGGGCCAGTTTATTGAAAACTCCCCAACAAGTACTTGCTATTTTCGAACAACCACAATATACTTTGGATCCGGAGGCAGTTCGTTCATCACTTTGCCTTGCATTGGACGATGTGCAGGATCCCGGAAATCTAGGTACCATTATCCGTTTGGCCGACTGGTTTGGCATCGAACATATTATCTGCTCGCAGAATACGGTAGATGTATATAACCCTAAGACCATACAAGCCACTATGGGTGGAATTGCACGGGTGAAAGTACATTATACTTCCCTCCCCGATTTTATCCGGTCGCTCGGAGATACTCCTGTGTTCGGTACGTTCCTGGATGGAAAAAACATGTATGAACAACCATTGTCTGCCAATGGATTGATCGTAATGGGAAATGAAGGGAATGGCATAGGGAAAGAGGTAGCCACATTAATCAATAGAAAATTATATATCCCCAATTATCCGGCAGGCCAAGAGACATCCGAGTCTCTGAATGTAGCCATTGCTACCGCAGTAATCTGTGCCGAGTTCCGTCGACAGGCTGCATGGAAGTAA
- a CDS encoding DUF4296 domain-containing protein: MKNRFRFHLCLICMFVFAVAGCKVKRPSDVISESKMENLLYDYHVAKSMGDNLPYSENYKKALYINAVFKKYGTTQAAFDSSMVWYTRNTEILSKIYDKVKKRLKDEQELVGDLIAKRDKKPKMTKQGDSIDVWPWQRMVRLTGEMMDNQYVFTLPTDSNYKDRDTLVWEVRYRFLEPMLADSLRGVTMAMQVIYEKDTINHWKTVTEPGVQQIRLFADTLGSMKEIKGFIYYPMDSQEKGGAVLADRFMMTRYHCTDTLAFAVRDSLNKIEALKADSLKKIATKENADSLHKVIDKNKDDIQRLTPEEMNRRRTGTHREKKPEQIQVEQHIQKERIEQRKERQMNQRRQQQQRRSNN; the protein is encoded by the coding sequence ATGAAAAATAGATTTCGGTTTCATCTGTGTCTCATCTGCATGTTCGTTTTTGCGGTAGCCGGGTGTAAAGTGAAAAGACCCAGTGATGTAATCTCGGAATCGAAGATGGAGAATTTGCTGTATGATTATCATGTGGCAAAGTCTATGGGAGATAATTTGCCTTATAGTGAGAACTATAAGAAAGCATTGTATATCAACGCCGTTTTCAAGAAATACGGGACTACACAAGCTGCATTTGACTCATCCATGGTTTGGTATACCCGTAACACAGAGATTTTATCGAAAATTTATGATAAGGTGAAAAAACGCTTGAAAGACGAACAGGAACTTGTTGGCGACCTGATAGCCAAGCGTGATAAGAAACCGAAAATGACTAAGCAGGGTGATAGCATCGATGTCTGGCCGTGGCAGCGTATGGTACGTTTGACCGGTGAAATGATGGATAATCAATATGTATTTACTTTGCCGACCGACTCTAACTACAAAGACCGGGATACACTGGTATGGGAAGTGCGGTATCGTTTCCTGGAGCCGATGCTTGCCGACTCTTTAAGAGGTGTCACTATGGCTATGCAGGTGATTTATGAGAAAGATACGATCAATCATTGGAAAACGGTGACTGAACCGGGTGTGCAACAAATTCGTTTGTTTGCAGACACATTAGGTTCGATGAAAGAAATAAAAGGGTTCATTTATTATCCGATGGATAGCCAGGAAAAAGGCGGGGCAGTATTGGCCGACCGCTTCATGATGACTCGTTATCATTGTACGGATACGCTCGCATTTGCCGTACGCGATTCTTTGAATAAGATAGAAGCATTGAAAGCGGATTCTTTGAAGAAGATAGCTACTAAAGAAAATGCCGACTCTTTACATAAGGTCATAGACAAGAATAAAGATGACATTCAGCGTCTGACACCGGAAGAGATGAACCGTCGTCGTACGGGAACTCATCGTGAGAAGAAGCCGGAGCAGATTCAGGTGGAACAGCATATCCAAAAGGAACGGATAGAGCAAAGAAAAGAACGCCAGATGAATCAACGCAGGCAGCAACAACAAAGACGTTCAAACAACTGA
- a CDS encoding lipoprotein signal peptidase, translating to MKKLFTKGRIALLVIFSVLIIDQIIKVWIKTHMYWHESIRVTDWFYIYFTENNGMAFGMEIFGKLFLTTFRIVAVALIGWYLYKIIKKGFKTGYIVCVALILTGALGNIIDSVFYGVIFNESTHSQIASFMPEGGGYSTWFYGKVVDMFYFPIIDTNWPTWMPFVGGEHFIFFSPIFNFADAAISCGIIALLLFYSKYLNESYHSLDKDKKEATDHEK from the coding sequence ATGAAGAAACTATTCACGAAGGGGAGAATTGCCCTTCTCGTTATCTTTTCCGTATTGATTATTGACCAGATCATCAAGGTCTGGATTAAAACTCACATGTACTGGCACGAAAGTATACGTGTGACCGATTGGTTTTATATCTATTTCACCGAAAACAACGGGATGGCTTTCGGTATGGAAATCTTCGGCAAGTTATTCCTGACAACATTCCGCATTGTTGCGGTAGCATTGATAGGGTGGTATCTCTATAAAATCATAAAGAAAGGGTTCAAAACAGGTTATATCGTCTGTGTGGCTCTTATTCTGACCGGTGCTTTGGGGAATATCATAGATAGCGTGTTCTATGGAGTTATTTTCAATGAAAGCACTCATTCGCAGATTGCCAGTTTCATGCCCGAAGGTGGTGGATATTCTACCTGGTTTTACGGAAAAGTGGTGGATATGTTTTACTTTCCGATTATAGATACAAACTGGCCTACATGGATGCCGTTTGTGGGTGGAGAGCATTTTATATTCTTTAGTCCGATCTTTAATTTTGCGGATGCCGCTATCAGTTGCGGTATCATTGCCTTGTTACTCTTTTATAGTAAATATTTGAATGAGTCTTATCATTCGCTGGATAAAGATAAAAAGGAAGCTACGGATCATGAAAAATAG
- a CDS encoding TraR/DksA family transcriptional regulator encodes MAEKTRYSDAELEEFRAIIMEKLELAQRDYEQLKKSLMGLDGNDTDDTSPTYKVLEEGANTLSKEETTRLAQRQLKFIQGLQAALVRIENKTYGICRETGKLIPAERLRAVPHATLSIEAKNSGKK; translated from the coding sequence ATGGCAGAAAAGACTAGATATTCGGATGCGGAACTCGAGGAATTCCGTGCCATTATTATGGAGAAACTGGAATTGGCACAACGTGACTATGAACAGTTGAAGAAAAGTTTGATGGGACTGGACGGTAATGATACCGACGATACATCTCCTACGTATAAAGTATTGGAAGAAGGAGCTAATACGCTCTCCAAGGAAGAAACGACCCGACTGGCACAACGTCAGCTGAAGTTTATCCAAGGATTACAAGCTGCTTTGGTACGTATTGAGAATAAAACGTACGGCATTTGCCGTGAAACCGGAAAGTTGATTCCGGCAGAACGTCTGCGTGCTGTTCCTCATGCTACATTAAGCATTGAAGCAAAGAACAGTGGTAAAAAATAA
- the ileS gene encoding isoleucine--tRNA ligase translates to MGKRFTEYSQFDLSQVNKDVLKKWDENQVFAKSMTERDGCPSFVFFEGPPSANGMPGIHHVMARTIKDIFCRYKTMKGYQVKRKAGWDTHGLPVELSVEKALGITKEDIGKKISVADYNAACRKDVMKYTKEWEDLTHRMGYWVDMKHPYITYDNRYIETLWWLLKQLHKKGLLYKGYTIQPYSPAAGTGLSSHELNQPGCYRDVKDTTAVAQFKMKNPKPEMTEWGTPYFIAWTTTPWTLPSNTALCVGPKIDYVAVQSYNAYTGEPITVVLAKALLNVHFNAKAADLKLEDYKAGDKLVPFKVIAEYKGTDLVGMEYEQLIPWVKPVEVSEDGNWKPSDKAFRVIPGDYVTTEDGTGIVHIAPTFGADDANVARAAGIPSLFMINKKGETRPMVDLTGKFYLLDELDENFVKECVDVDKYKEYQGAWVKNAYDPQFMVDGKYDEKAAQAAESLDIVIAMMMKADNKAFKIEKHVHNYPHCWRTDKPVLYYPLDSWFIRSTACKERMMELNKTINWKPESTGTGRFGKWLENLNDWNLSRSRYWGTPLPIWRTEDNTDEICIESVEELYNEIEKSVAAGFMKSNPYKDKGFVPGQYSEENYDKIDLHRPYVDDVILVSKDGKPMKRESDLIDVWFDSGAMPYAQIHYPFENKELLDNRQVYPADFIAEGVDQTRGWFFTLHAIATMVFDSVSYKAVISNGLVLDKNGNKMSKRLNNAVDPFTTIEKYGSDPLRWYMITNSSPWDNLKFDVEGVEEVRRKFFGTLYNTYSFFALYANVDGFEYKEADVPMAERPEIDRWILSVLNTLIKEVDTCYNEYEPTKAGRLISDFVNDNLSNWYVRLNRKRFWGGEFTQDKLSAYQTLYTCLETVAKLMAPVSPFYADRLYTDLITATGRDNVVSVHLAEFPKYQEEMIDKELEARMQMAQDVTSMVLALRRKVNIKVRQPLQCIMVPVVDEEQKAHIEAVKNLIMNEVNVKEVRFVDGAAGVLVKKVKCDFKKLGPKFGKQMKAVAAAVAEMSQEAIGELEKNGKYTLNLDGAEAVIEASDVEIFSEDIPGWLVANEGKLTVALEVTITEELRREGIARELVNRIQNIRKSSGFEITDKIKITISKNTQTDDAVNEYNTYICNQVLGTSLELVDEVKDGTMLEFDDFSLFVNVIKD, encoded by the coding sequence ATGGGTAAGAGATTTACTGAATATTCGCAGTTTGACCTTTCGCAGGTGAACAAAGATGTGCTGAAGAAATGGGACGAGAACCAGGTTTTCGCCAAGAGTATGACAGAACGTGATGGCTGTCCTTCGTTCGTGTTTTTCGAAGGACCTCCCTCGGCTAATGGTATGCCGGGTATTCACCATGTAATGGCTCGTACCATTAAGGACATTTTCTGTCGCTACAAAACGATGAAGGGTTATCAGGTGAAGCGTAAAGCCGGATGGGATACGCACGGACTGCCTGTGGAACTAAGTGTAGAAAAGGCATTAGGTATCACAAAAGAAGATATTGGTAAGAAAATCTCTGTTGCCGACTACAATGCGGCTTGTCGGAAAGACGTGATGAAATATACCAAGGAGTGGGAAGACCTGACTCATCGGATGGGATATTGGGTGGATATGAAGCACCCTTATATCACGTATGATAATCGCTATATTGAAACATTATGGTGGCTATTGAAGCAACTGCATAAAAAAGGATTGTTGTATAAAGGATATACGATCCAACCGTATTCACCGGCTGCAGGAACAGGATTGAGCTCACATGAGTTGAATCAACCGGGCTGTTATCGGGACGTAAAAGATACAACAGCCGTTGCCCAATTTAAAATGAAGAATCCTAAACCGGAAATGACGGAATGGGGAACTCCTTATTTTATCGCCTGGACAACTACTCCATGGACATTGCCTTCAAATACGGCTCTTTGTGTGGGACCCAAAATTGACTATGTGGCTGTACAGTCTTACAACGCTTATACCGGAGAACCTATCACGGTTGTTCTGGCAAAAGCTTTATTGAATGTACACTTCAATGCAAAAGCTGCTGATCTGAAATTGGAGGACTACAAAGCTGGAGATAAACTTGTACCATTTAAAGTGATTGCCGAATATAAAGGTACTGATCTTGTCGGTATGGAATATGAGCAGTTGATTCCTTGGGTGAAACCGGTTGAGGTATCCGAAGATGGCAACTGGAAGCCTAGTGATAAGGCTTTCCGTGTAATACCGGGTGATTATGTTACTACAGAAGATGGTACAGGTATTGTTCACATTGCACCTACATTTGGTGCAGACGATGCGAATGTGGCACGTGCTGCAGGAATCCCGTCACTTTTCATGATTAATAAGAAAGGCGAAACTCGTCCGATGGTGGATCTGACTGGTAAATTCTATCTGTTGGATGAACTGGATGAGAATTTCGTAAAAGAATGTGTTGATGTAGATAAATATAAAGAATATCAGGGTGCATGGGTGAAAAATGCTTATGATCCTCAATTTATGGTGGATGGCAAATACGATGAGAAAGCTGCGCAGGCTGCCGAATCGTTGGATATTGTCATTGCCATGATGATGAAAGCAGACAACAAGGCTTTCAAGATAGAAAAGCATGTCCACAACTATCCGCACTGCTGGCGTACAGACAAACCGGTGCTTTATTATCCGTTGGATAGCTGGTTTATCCGTTCTACCGCTTGCAAGGAGCGAATGATGGAATTGAATAAAACCATCAACTGGAAACCGGAATCTACCGGAACCGGCCGTTTCGGCAAGTGGCTGGAAAATCTGAATGACTGGAACCTTAGCCGTTCTCGTTATTGGGGGACTCCATTACCTATCTGGCGTACAGAAGATAATACGGATGAGATATGCATCGAATCTGTAGAAGAACTTTATAATGAAATCGAGAAATCGGTAGCTGCCGGATTTATGAAATCCAATCCATACAAGGATAAAGGTTTCGTGCCGGGTCAATATTCGGAAGAAAATTATGATAAGATTGATCTTCACCGTCCTTATGTAGACGACGTCATATTGGTATCGAAAGACGGCAAACCGATGAAGCGTGAATCAGACTTGATTGATGTATGGTTCGATTCGGGTGCTATGCCATACGCGCAGATCCATTATCCGTTCGAAAATAAAGAACTGTTGGATAACCGTCAGGTATATCCGGCTGACTTTATCGCGGAAGGAGTAGACCAGACACGTGGTTGGTTCTTTACCTTGCATGCTATCGCTACGATGGTATTTGACAGTGTGTCCTATAAAGCTGTTATTTCTAACGGTCTGGTGCTCGATAAGAACGGTAACAAGATGTCTAAACGTTTGAATAACGCTGTCGATCCGTTTACTACAATTGAAAAGTATGGTTCCGACCCGTTGCGTTGGTACATGATTACCAATTCTTCTCCGTGGGATAACCTGAAATTTGACGTTGAAGGAGTGGAAGAGGTTCGCCGTAAATTCTTCGGTACCTTATATAATACGTATTCATTCTTTGCGCTTTATGCGAATGTAGACGGATTTGAGTATAAAGAAGCGGATGTACCGATGGCAGAACGTCCGGAGATCGACCGTTGGATCTTGTCTGTATTGAATACATTAATAAAGGAGGTAGATACATGCTATAATGAATATGAACCGACAAAGGCAGGACGTTTGATTTCTGATTTTGTGAATGATAATTTGTCCAACTGGTATGTTCGCCTGAATCGTAAACGTTTCTGGGGTGGTGAATTTACACAGGATAAATTGTCTGCTTATCAGACATTGTACACTTGTCTCGAAACAGTTGCCAAACTGATGGCTCCTGTATCTCCGTTCTATGCAGACCGCCTGTATACTGACTTGATTACAGCAACAGGACGCGACAATGTAGTTTCTGTCCATCTTGCCGAATTCCCGAAATATCAGGAAGAAATGATAGACAAGGAACTGGAAGCCCGCATGCAAATGGCACAGGATGTTACATCTATGGTGTTGGCATTGCGCCGCAAGGTGAATATCAAGGTACGCCAACCGCTGCAATGTATCATGGTTCCGGTGGTAGATGAAGAGCAGAAAGCTCATATCGAAGCTGTGAAGAACCTGATTATGAATGAAGTGAACGTAAAAGAAGTCAGATTCGTTGATGGTGCAGCCGGTGTATTGGTGAAAAAAGTGAAATGTGACTTTAAAAAGCTAGGCCCGAAATTTGGCAAGCAAATGAAAGCAGTAGCTGCTGCTGTTGCAGAAATGTCACAGGAAGCCATCGGTGAATTGGAGAAAAACGGAAAGTATACATTAAACCTGGATGGTGCGGAGGCTGTTATTGAAGCATCAGATGTCGAGATCTTTAGTGAAGATATTCCGGGATGGCTGGTTGCCAATGAAGGCAAACTGACAGTAGCGCTTGAAGTGACCATTACCGAAGAACTGCGTCGCGAGGGTATTGCCCGTGAACTGGTGAACCGTATTCAGAATATACGTAAGTCAAGCGGTTTCGAGATTACAGACAAAATAAAAATAACTATCTCGAAAAATACGCAAACAGATGATGCGGTAAATGAATATAATACTTATATTTGTAACCAGGTTTTAGGCACATCTCTTGAACTTGTAGATGAAGTGAAAGACGGAACAATGCTGGAGTTTGACGACTTCTCATTGTTTGTGAACGTGATAAAAGACTAA
- a CDS encoding DUF2776 domain-containing protein, which produces MNYGISILFRAIPLAMAIFCFGYGAFIYGYGDDGSRVVAGPVVFSLGMICIALFCTAATIIRQIIHTYNKSAKYVLPIIGYLAAIITIIGGICIFSNATSTSAFVAGHVITGVGFITTCVATAATSSTRFSLIPRNSKATSNEVPEGAFSLNQRRALVIVAIIVSLIAWIWAFVLLGNSHSHPAYFVAGHVMVGLACICTSLIALVATIARQIRNDYSEKERNKWPKLVLLMGSISFVWGLFVILADSGSANGTTGYIMLGLGLVCYSISSKVILLAKIWRQEFKLANRIPMIPVLTALTCLFLAAFVFELATIHADYFIPARVLVGLGAICFTLFSIVSILESGTSSK; this is translated from the coding sequence ATGAATTACGGTATTAGCATTTTATTCAGAGCAATCCCTTTGGCGATGGCTATTTTTTGCTTCGGATACGGAGCGTTTATTTATGGTTATGGAGATGACGGGAGTCGTGTTGTGGCCGGTCCTGTTGTGTTTTCACTCGGTATGATATGCATTGCACTGTTTTGCACGGCTGCCACTATCATCCGGCAAATCATACATACTTATAATAAATCGGCCAAATATGTTTTGCCGATTATAGGCTATCTGGCAGCCATCATTACTATTATTGGAGGTATCTGCATTTTCAGTAATGCCACTTCCACCTCTGCATTTGTTGCAGGACACGTTATCACCGGCGTTGGATTTATTACCACTTGTGTAGCTACCGCCGCCACCTCTTCTACCCGATTCTCTTTAATTCCGAGAAATTCAAAAGCGACAAGTAATGAAGTTCCGGAAGGAGCTTTTTCCCTTAATCAGAGACGGGCATTGGTCATTGTTGCCATCATCGTTTCGCTGATCGCATGGATATGGGCATTTGTATTATTAGGCAACAGTCATTCTCATCCTGCTTATTTTGTGGCGGGGCATGTAATGGTCGGTCTGGCATGTATTTGTACCAGTTTGATTGCGTTGGTAGCTACCATAGCACGCCAGATACGTAATGATTATTCAGAAAAAGAACGGAATAAATGGCCGAAACTGGTTTTATTAATGGGATCTATCTCTTTTGTATGGGGATTATTCGTGATTTTGGCAGATTCCGGAAGTGCAAACGGTACCACCGGATATATTATGCTCGGATTGGGGTTGGTATGTTACAGTATTTCCAGCAAAGTAATCCTGCTGGCTAAGATATGGAGGCAAGAATTCAAATTAGCCAACCGTATTCCTATGATTCCGGTATTAACGGCATTAACTTGTCTGTTTCTGGCGGCTTTTGTATTCGAGCTTGCCACTATACATGCTGATTATTTCATTCCGGCACGTGTTTTGGTAGGTCTCGGAGCTATTTGCTTTACGCTGTTTTCTATCGTTAGTATATTGGAGAGTGGCACGTCTTCCAAATAA
- a CDS encoding carbon-nitrogen hydrolase family protein, producing the protein MEQHPIKINKVQIRNLQIEDYVQLSQSFTRVYSDGSDVFWTREQIQKLIKIFPEGQIVTVVDDKIVGCALSIIVDYDKVKNDHTYAQVTGKETFNTHNPKGNILYGIEVFIHPGYRGLRLARRMYEYRKELCETLNLKAIMFGGRIPNYHKYADKMRPKEYIERVRQREIYDPVLTFQLSNDFHVRKVMTNYLPNDEESKHYACLLQWDNIYYQPPTQEYISPKTTVRVGLVQWQMRSYKTLDDLFEQVEFFVDAVSDYKSDFVLFPEYFNAPLMSKYNDKGESQAIRGLAKYTDEIRERFMNLAISYNINIITGSMPYVKEDGLLYNVGFLCRRDGTYEMYEKLHVTPDEIKSWGLNGGKLLNTFDTDCAKIGVLICYDVEFPELSRLMADQGMQILFVPFLTDTQNAYSRVRVCAQARAIENECFVVIAGSVGNLPRVHNMDIQYAQSGVFTPCDFAFPTDGKRAEATPNTEMILVSDVDLDLLNELHTYGSVRNLKDRRNDLYEVRYKK; encoded by the coding sequence ATGGAACAACATCCGATAAAAATTAATAAAGTGCAGATACGTAATCTGCAAATAGAAGATTATGTACAACTATCCCAATCGTTTACCCGTGTTTATTCTGACGGTAGCGATGTGTTTTGGACTCGTGAGCAGATTCAGAAGTTGATTAAAATCTTTCCGGAAGGTCAGATCGTCACAGTCGTTGACGATAAAATAGTTGGTTGTGCTCTTTCTATTATTGTTGATTATGATAAAGTAAAGAACGACCATACGTATGCACAGGTTACGGGTAAGGAAACATTCAATACACATAATCCCAAAGGAAATATCCTGTATGGCATTGAAGTATTTATCCACCCGGGCTATCGTGGTTTGCGTCTCGCACGTCGTATGTATGAATATCGTAAGGAGCTTTGCGAAACATTGAATCTGAAAGCGATTATGTTTGGCGGACGTATCCCGAATTATCATAAATATGCTGACAAAATGCGTCCGAAAGAATATATCGAACGGGTACGTCAACGCGAGATTTATGATCCGGTACTTACTTTCCAGTTGTCGAATGATTTTCACGTTCGTAAGGTAATGACTAATTATCTGCCAAATGATGAAGAATCAAAACATTATGCTTGTTTGCTGCAATGGGATAATATCTATTATCAGCCACCTACACAAGAATATATCAGTCCCAAAACTACGGTTCGCGTAGGACTGGTGCAATGGCAGATGCGTAGTTATAAAACGTTGGATGACCTGTTCGAACAAGTAGAATTCTTTGTGGACGCAGTCTCCGATTATAAAAGTGATTTTGTTCTTTTCCCGGAATATTTCAATGCTCCTTTGATGTCGAAGTATAACGATAAGGGAGAATCGCAGGCTATTCGCGGATTGGCAAAGTATACGGATGAAATTCGGGAACGGTTTATGAATCTGGCTATTAGCTATAATATTAACATTATAACCGGGAGTATGCCATACGTAAAAGAGGACGGATTGCTTTATAATGTAGGTTTCCTTTGCCGACGGGATGGAACCTACGAAATGTATGAAAAATTACACGTCACTCCCGATGAAATAAAAAGCTGGGGACTTAATGGTGGTAAACTTCTGAATACTTTTGACACGGACTGTGCAAAGATTGGAGTTTTGATCTGCTATGATGTCGAGTTCCCCGAACTTTCCCGCCTGATGGCAGATCAGGGAATGCAGATATTATTTGTTCCTTTCCTGACAGATACCCAGAATGCCTACTCCCGTGTTCGTGTCTGTGCGCAGGCACGCGCCATCGAGAATGAATGTTTTGTAGTCATTGCCGGAAGTGTCGGAAATCTTCCCCGTGTGCACAATATGGATATTCAATATGCCCAATCGGGTGTGTTTACCCCATGCGACTTTGCTTTTCCAACAGACGGAAAGAGGGCGGAGGCAACTCCTAACACCGAAATGATTTTGGTATCGGATGTTGATCTGGATTTGCTGAACGAGTTGCATACTTATGGTAGTGTACGCAACTTGAAAGACCGCAGGAATGACCTGTATGAGGTGAGATACAAGAAATAA
- the xylE gene encoding D-xylose transporter XylE: MINTTNEGSKLYLYSITSVAILGGLLFGYDTAVISGAEKGLEAFFLSASDFQYNKVMHGITSSSALIGCVLGGAISGIFASRLGRRNSLRLAAVLFFLSALGSYYPEVLFFEYGKPNMDLLIAFNLYRVLGGIGVGLASAVCPMYIAEIAPSNIRGTLVSCNQFAIIFGMLVVYFVNFLIMGDHQNPIILKDAAGVLSVSAESDMWTVYEGWRYMFGSEAFPAAFFGLLLFFVPKTPRYLVLIQQDEKAYSILEKINGKTKAQEILNDIKATAHEKTEKIFTYGVAVIVIGILLSVFQQAIGINAVLYYAPRIFENAGAEGGGMMQTVIMGIVNIVFTLVAIFTVDRFGRKPLLIIGSIGMAVGAFAVAMCDSMAIKGILPVLSVIVYAAFFMMSWGPICWVLISEIFPNTIRGKAVAIAVAFQWIFNYIVSSTFPALYDFSPMFAYSLYGIICVAAAIFVWRWVPETKGKTLEDMSKLWKKNK, translated from the coding sequence ATGATTAATACAACGAACGAAGGTAGTAAACTCTACCTATATTCGATAACCTCTGTCGCCATTTTGGGAGGACTGCTTTTCGGATACGATACAGCAGTTATTTCCGGTGCGGAGAAAGGCTTGGAGGCTTTTTTCCTTTCGGCCTCTGATTTTCAATACAATAAAGTAATGCATGGAATCACATCTTCCAGTGCATTAATTGGCTGTGTACTGGGTGGTGCGATCTCCGGTATATTTGCTTCCCGTTTGGGACGTCGTAATTCTCTAAGGCTTGCTGCCGTACTCTTTTTCCTTTCAGCATTAGGTTCCTATTATCCGGAAGTCTTATTCTTCGAATATGGAAAGCCGAACATGGATTTGCTGATTGCTTTTAATTTGTATCGTGTTTTGGGCGGTATCGGTGTTGGACTGGCTTCTGCAGTCTGTCCGATGTATATTGCTGAAATTGCTCCTTCTAATATTCGTGGAACGCTTGTATCGTGTAACCAGTTTGCTATCATCTTCGGTATGTTGGTAGTATACTTCGTGAATTTCCTGATTATGGGCGACCATCAAAATCCTATTATTTTGAAAGATGCAGCCGGTGTACTGTCTGTTAGTGCTGAATCTGATATGTGGACTGTTTATGAAGGATGGCGTTACATGTTCGGTTCGGAAGCTTTCCCTGCCGCTTTCTTCGGCCTGTTGTTGTTCTTTGTTCCCAAGACTCCTCGTTATCTTGTATTGATACAGCAAGATGAAAAGGCTTATTCGATCCTTGAAAAGATCAATGGTAAGACAAAAGCACAGGAAATTCTTAATGATATTAAAGCTACTGCTCATGAAAAGACAGAGAAAATCTTTACTTATGGAGTGGCAGTAATTGTGATCGGTATTTTACTTTCTGTATTCCAACAGGCTATCGGTATTAATGCGGTACTTTATTATGCTCCTCGTATTTTCGAAAATGCAGGTGCAGAAGGAGGTGGCATGATGCAAACAGTTATTATGGGTATTGTAAACATTGTCTTTACATTGGTTGCAATCTTCACTGTAGACCGCTTCGGACGTAAACCGCTGTTGATAATCGGTTCTATCGGTATGGCTGTAGGAGCCTTTGCAGTAGCAATGTGTGATAGCATGGCAATAAAGGGTATTCTACCGGTACTTTCAGTGATTGTGTATGCAGCATTCTTTATGATGTCTTGGGGACCGATTTGCTGGGTGTTGATCTCGGAAATATTCCCGAACACCATTCGTGGTAAAGCAGTGGCAATCGCTGTGGCTTTCCAATGGATATTCAATTACATTGTATCTTCTACTTTCCCAGCACTGTACGACTTCAGCCCGATGTTTGCATATAGTTTATATGGAATAATCTGTGTGGCTGCTGCCATCTTCGTTTGGCGTTGGGTACCTGAAACGAAAGGTAAGACACTGGAAGATATGAGCAAACTTTGGAAGAAAAATAAATAA